The DNA segment CGTGcttaaggaaagaaaaccaagtcctgctaataaaacaaaaatattcaaggtaaaaagaaaaaagtgactaATGTTATTAGAAAACAGATAAAGCATGATCTCTGTAAGAAGGTCACCAATTTTTAGACATTTGTATCACTGATGATAGCTAACTCAGAGGGATAGGACTTGCCCAAACTGCATGTTACATAAAACGTCTAACAAGGTAATATCTTTTGCAATCTGTTTATCCAATTGGCCGTTTCACTTTAGGGTTCTTTTGAGCCACCTACCACTCTTTTCAGAATCACAGATTTCAGACTCCTTGTGTCACAGATGGGATGGTCTTTTTCCAGCTTATAGAGGGAACCAGTACCACAAGCTTAGCAATGCCATCAGTAACCTGATTAAAAGGTTTTGTTACTAATAGTAGATCAGGACTCAAGAAGCAACTTCACAGGTCCATATACTGTGAAAAAATTGACTATGAATTTCAAGACTCGTAAAGGTTTGAGTAAGATCTAAATGTTGCCTTGCCAAATCCATTTCTCAATATAAATGCCACGTACCATTTCACCATGAATCCACTCTAACACTTTTCATATGGGAGTTACAAAAAGGAGGCTTTATACCCCTCTCGGGATAAATTTATTTCCCTCAGCCAAGTGTTAACACTAATAAATGGAGGGTTTACATGTAATTCTTAAAAGCGGACAGAGAGAAATTACCAACCACGCTATGACTTTTTAACTAGGTACTTTGTTTAATCACGCTTGAATAACAGGGCAATTTAAAAggtgcaatttttaaaaaaatatgatatacAAATTTTGCTCCAGAAATTTAAAGCAAACTTTCCAGCGTTGTATCTTCAAACAAATGTTTTTGggtgtttgggggtttttttgcttttccagaGTAGTCACTAGAAGCGACTAATTAACACCTCTTCAATCAATACTaccatttctcaaaaatattttgtaccaCATTATCTGAGAACTTTTTCAAAATCAGTTTATGAGCTATGTCCTTTCAACAAACGAACGGACTTTACActaaaaaaatgtccatttacTCACAGGCCAAAAGCAGACAATGAATAGGCTAAATGGGgagattctttttgtttgtatCAACCGCTCATTGGTGACCCAGCAACCTAGAACTGCATTCTCTTCCCTGGGTTCCAGCAGAGTCTGGTTAATGAGAACCATTTCTCTGATAAGTAttccttagaaaaaataaattgagactTAATCAAAGACAGAACTTACATTATTACAAACCATAATAgctagtttgtggtaatttgtatTACCATGTTATCAAAATCAGGGACCTTCCTTTTAGAAAAATGGATCCTTTGCCCAACGATTatactccaaaaaaataaaatcaacatttctTCACATACAAACAAAATGAAGGTGGCAATATAGAAGGTCTCAACtgatcaaagaaaaatgaaatggctctaaaacccataaataaatacatctcgTATAATTAGTTAATGTTTATGATGGAGTTTAATCACACGAAATAGGGCCACTTAAGAAAAGTGAAAAGGTAGAAAACAAGAAATCTCATATGAAGAGTCAAAGATTCACATATTCTAAACTTTTTTTCACCAGTTAGAAATATTCTCATCTGCCAAATACAAGGGCAAATGGCTGATATCACATAACTGCCTCAAATGCCTTCATATTCCAACTTGGTTGATAAATCAGGAGGAAGCTGATTACAAATCAGTCTGTGATTTTAGGCTCAGCACAGTTCAGCTACCTTTAAATGCACCcccttttaactttttattatacaACTCATACAAGAgaagcaaaaacaagaaaataatacgATTCGTAAACCCACGAGCCAAACATAAATAACCACTATTAACACTTTGCTGTATTGAAACGGTCACCTTTAAGATACCCTCCTTCTTTATTCCCCTGCCTTCCTTCTACTGACTTCCCTCCTAAACATCTCAGTATGGAATTACTTGGAAAACCATTATATGCTCACCAAGAAAACACCTTTCTGTAAGAGCTGAGCAAAGTGGTCTCCTTGAGCAGAGCCCCACGTGTGCCCCCGTGAGAAGCACGAGAAGCACGCCCGCACACGCAGGCGCTGGGAGCAAGGGCCTGCCGCCGGCCCGGGGCCCTGGGACCACCACAGGAGCAGCTCCCGGCCCGCCAGGACTCCCGCAAACACCACTTACTGTGCCAGGCATGTGACCTCTCTCATTCTTCCCGTTCTGAGAGCTGCCGttcttgagtttctttttcttcttggctgtttctttgtgctctttctgtttgttttgcaCTTCAATGAGAACagaaataaagctatttttcacttccttttcaaACTCCAGTTCGTCTCGCAGGGCCAACTGCTGCACCAGCTCTTCAGAGAACTCCTTGATGGCAGTCTCAATTTCTTCCAGTAGCTCATTTAATTCAGAGACTGAGAGCCTTTTCACTCCTGTGACCAAAAGCAAAGCACAGCAGATACTAAGATGAAAAGCGTTTCAAGAGAGTGGTGTTTTACGCCAAAAGAGCAAAGATCATATTCTAAACAATTAAACTGTGGGAGATCTTCTTGTAATCCTAAAACTTCTGGTGGGCAGGTCTGAGCAGAGGTAGGTGGGCAACTTACTTCTCAAAAGGCTGAGAAGTGTAACAACATTCTTTACTTGTCTAACTCAATCATCCCACGAACAGCACTCCAGTCAAGACGGAAAAAAGCTCGtacaaggaaaagaacaaacacaaAAGCCGAGGGAGAGTACAGAAACTACCTGCTGACAAGAAACTGCACGCAATTTAGCAGGGTTCTAGCACACTTCAGAAGACAGAAGTTGAATTGGAAAAACTAAACTAAATACATACTTGATCACATGTGCCCCAATGTGTGAATTTTTTTGAAGACTGGGAAGATGAAAGGAAAGACTATTCCCTGAAACCCACTTTCAGTTTTTTCTCAGCACTTCTCACGTGAGTGAAGCTAGGACATCACTGAAGCCCTCACCCAGTATGAGTGGTGTCTTACAAAATGACAAGATTAGGGCAGAGACGCACACAGAGGGAAGGCCATGTGACGACAGAGAAGCCCGCCATCTACAAGCTAAGGAGAGAGGCCCCAGAGGAAACCAaacctgcccacaccttgatcttgaacttctagcctccagacccCTGAGACattaaattcctgttgtttaagccctgGACATGTGGgactttgttagagcagcccaagCCATCTAATACAGGATTCAAAGGTGAATATGACAAAGTCCCTGAGCAATGATAAAAATACGCCCAAACATTGCTAGAGGGCTGAAGAAGGGTGTGTATCACAGCCTCTAAGAGTCAGAGCTTTCTGGAGATGGTCTGAGATACACAGGAAGTATGAAGAGCCTGGATTTAAGGAGGGTGTCTTACTCTCTTCATAACTGCTTGTGCTGGACCTCTGAAGAGTCTGGATTTCCTGGGACAGCATTGACAGCCGATCTGACTGGGTGGGCGTTTCATCATCTTCTGGGTCTGGAGATTCCTGCatcatttcttcaatttcttcgATAACCTTCCAAAATATACATACTACTGTTACTCAGAGGCACTTGGGAAAACAATCTATCTGCACACTGTGCTCACCTGAAGCAACCAGAGTAGAAATGCACTAAATTCTCCACTAACCAGCGGTGTGCAGGAGGAGCTGGTGCTCCGAATAATCAAAATTTTGCTTGTAAGAATGAACATggtttatcaaaaaaaaaaaaaattacaatatgcTAAGCACAAAATTAAACAGAGTATGATTTAATGTCCATCATGATTCAGTAAGCCCCATCAGATCTTGCAATGTCTGAGAAACGgtacaaaaacacacatataatttACTGCAGATGTGTTAGAACCAGATCATAGTTATagtcaaaagaaagcaaaagcactTCATCAAActgacataaatttaaaaaacagaacagtatAAAAAATTGATACGTAAAGCAAAAAATTACCTCTACGGCAGCAAAATTTTCCTTTaacagcagaaaaagaatttcatgTATTAACTCAATGGAAGATTAAGAAATACTCAAAAATTACTTGAAGTGTAGaagcttaaaagagaaaaaaaaaagctgcacaGGAATTTCAGAAGTCTCTGTCTTTCAACCAATGATCTACGGTCATGTGCAACACTGCTCGAATCTTATGATAGTATCTTGCCCTGCTCTACACTGAAAAGTTGAGAAGGATACAGAAGTCAGTGAGAacttaaaactagaaaaattactCAACAGTTAGAAAAAAGAGAtctaagagtttaaaaaaaaactattagaaaaaaatacaggatgaATCAGCAAGCTTAAGAGGTTGCTGTAATACTTGTactgaggaaaaagaagagtaaatctGAGGGAGGCGGGGATTATGTTAATTAGTAAGCAGATTTTCTCAAATGGGCGTTGTAAAAAAGCACAATGAAACACTGGAGAAGAAGAAGAGTCTACTTCACTAAGTCTTGGGAGCAGGAACGGCTTATGGCATTCAGGCAGATAGATCACTGAGGAGACAACGGATCTCAGGGTCACGTACTTCCCTGGGATACCATGCTCCACCTCTCACAGCCCTCTACCCCATTATCTGGCATTTTAAGCACTGCACTCTTTCCAGGCCTGGAATAATCCAACCACAAATATGACGAAGGAGCATCAACATGGCACATGTTTAATAGACTCCTCCCGGCCTTGCCATAACTTATCTCTTTACTGACCTCATCCTTCCAGCCTAAAAATTTAATGTGGGAGTGTTCAGTCAGAGTAGCTGCGGAGCATGTTATTTCAGGAAGAAGTTCTTGCACTACATTTTGACAACACAAGTGGGAAGAGTATTCAGACAATGAGAAAGCTGATTCAAGTGGTTTAAATGAATACAGGGCTGACATTGTTAGAGCATTCCACAGGAATAAAGCTCACTCCTTTCTGGGCGCATAATATGTACTTCTAATAAGTGCTAATAATTTTTACACAGGTTTTTAGAGAGAGTAGGTAATTTCCGCAGATACAGTATAGTTTGCCATGTCTTGCTAACTCTAAAAAAACGTACAAAATTCAcagtattttttatgatttcagtaGAAGCAATAACCCTCCCTTAGTAACTTGCTGTTACTGTTTTAACAAGGCCTATACTGGGAAAGTGCCTATATTGAAAAATCTTCCCAACTAACATAATCCCGTCTGCTTCAGATTACATATACCTTCTTTTCTCAGTGGAGGAGTTAACTGATAAGCCTACATAAACAGAAaatgcagtaaaaataagtaaattccaACAACCCCTCACTTATTGCCACAGTAAGAAACTGTTTTTCAGCTTGAggttccctttttctttcctggacCAATGTCTCCTCTATACCTGATCTGCAGTGAAGAGGGGCTCTTCATTAACGCAGGAGACGATGATTGAATGCATATCCAGCTGTTCTCGCAGCTCCTCATCATCTGATGTATCAAAGAGCAAACTGTCACTTATCTAAAAGCAAAATAACCCACTGTTAAAAGCAGGACATTCTGATCACAACAAAGTCACAGTGTCTGGGTAAAGAAGAGTCTTCCCTTGAAAGGGAGAGATGATTACGATCACTCCGTGCCCAGCAGTGTGTGAAGGGCTTTACATATTCATCTCAAACAcaaggggggggggaatggaaaataaataggaaattgCCGAGGTGCCGCACGCATCCCCTAATGCCCAATACCGACACACGCTCAGCTGCTTTTCCCTGGGGAAGAGTGTCATATACAGTATTGGTTAGGAAGTCATAAGGAATTATGGGAGACGGGGAGGGAGGTAATGGGCGGGTTTAGCAGCAAATGTTATTTAGTTCACAATCTAATAGTAAGATTGGTATATGTTAAATTCCACAGATAACATAAAGTTAGTTACTTCCAAACTAACTTCTAATATTCAGGATTAAAAGCTTAGGATTCGACTCCCTGGCACTGTCCACGAGAGTAACACTTTGCCTTACAGGTGAACATCTcttcttccaaaaataaaatctctgcagGTTCCAAGAACATCTTTCAATCTAACTGTGCTGGAGGTTTCCATTTGCCTCACTGCCATTTTCcaccctgctctgggcctcaggagGCTGAACTTTATGGACTAAATCAAAGGATGCCCttgacttctggcttccagttgGGTTAAAAACCACTGGCAGACACTAGCAGGACACTGGAAGGTGGGAGGGTGAGAGCCAGACAGTCATCccactgtcccccccccccccagccagacTACCAAAAAGCAGCAGATCTTGTCAAGCAGACCTCTCCCCCACAGCTACTCTCTCTAGGTTCTGGTAACTTCTTCCTCTCCTTACTTCTTCGTGCCCAGGGGTGCTACTGCTTGCTGTTGCCAGCCCTGGGTTATCACACCATGCCTACCTAGCTGGTGTCCCTTAACCTGCCCACACCAATAATCATGACCAAGAATTTAGTACTAGTCCTAACTGCAAAGCCATATCTGAAAAACACAGCAGCTGAAAATGGACAAGTGATCATGTACCTATCATCTACCTACCATGACATGACGATTCAGATGATGAACAGAACTAAAACTAAAGCTCTTGTCTTCAGAAAGGAGTTCCTGAAGAATAAATGGGCAACAAGGAGCTAGGTAAGAGGCAACCATGCATTTCTCTGAGGTAGTATATAAtctaaagaataatattttacctgaaaaaattattttacttgccAGTGCAGAGGATACACGTAAAATTGAAGACACAATTGAGGGGATGTAGGTCCCTACTGCCTCCCTAGTTCCTCATGCAGGAGCATCTAAAGTGTAATGGTGAATACAACCCACAGAGTGAGAAGGGCAAGGGACCACTGGCATGCTGCCTTTCAGAATGTCAGGCTGGGAGGGGAGCCACATCAGGGCTCCTACCACAACATGCATCCATGTTGTAACTCAGGGATGACACACCTCCTCAGTCTAGTCTTCACTGCGCGACCAGCCTAGGAAAGGCCTGGACATGGCCTTCAGTGTATCATTCTGGACTTTCAGAacagtttgaaaaaaatctaaaagcttccagagaaaaaaaaaccatcacattaaaaggatcaaGAATCAAAATGTCTTTTGAACTCTCTACAGCAACAaaagagatgagaagaaaaatcaatgtttttCCATGTTTCAATAAATTTCAGCCTAGAATCCTATCTCATTAGTAGTTAACCTCATACACTCTTTCTCAGAAAGCTACTGCAGAATAAGTTCCATTAAAACCAGGAGGAAAACCAGAAAGGAAGCAGGCCTGGGATCTTAATACAGGAAAGAAGTGGGGGAATTCTTACAATGATGGTGAAGTAAAGATCACACAATGATGGCTGTGAAGCTCACCTGGAGAGTAAACAGTTCAGATGACCACTGTTACTGCACGAGAAGTACTAAACTTTTCAAGAAAAGCACCcgagaaacagaggcagagacactAACAGATTCTCTGGTGCATGTCACTTACTAAAATGAGTTTTATGGCTCTGTGGAGGCTGAATTTATGAACTAGTGATAGCTTAAATGAACCACAAAAAGGCAATGATTATtaccctaaggaaaaaaaaaacaaaaaaattacaagaggAAATTTACTCATGATGTACCGAAAGGGGTCAACTGTGAACATTTAAACAGTCAATATAAGTGATGAAGATTAATTtaaccaaatatttttatataattatattgggaggacagggaagggaaagtTTTCATGAGGGTTATGCTGTTGAGGGTTGGAAGGAGGACTGAGAGAGACCTAAACCCTCACCCTCTGGGTGGAAAGCAAGTGGATAAAttctaaagttgaaaaaaaattaagtaaaatgatgAGAGCATGTTACCTGTCAGAAGAAACAGTTCAAGGAATTGAAAGTGGCTGCCTCCAGTAAGCGGAAAGCAGTGTTCAGGATGGGGTAGGGAGGGCAGAGGCTGCTTTTTCATGCTAAGTCCTGTACTAGGCCTAGTACCTTGTAAACCGATGCAGTTATCCTTTAATAAGGAACGTGAAAGATCAAGCGCTTAGGCTCTTGTTGAGAGAAAATGTTTGACTTCAAGTTTATAGAAGTAGGGATGGAAAGTCCCACAATCTAGTTATAAGGATGTGTGGATGATGGGGATAGACCTAGCAATGATCTTCACAGATCCTTAAATTTCAACACTTCCCAAAATCAATCTTCATTGTAGTTGGAGGACCATAGATTTATTTTCCCCCTTACAGACAAATCAAAGTTTTCGTTTTAAAATGACTCCTAAGGAAGATACTatcttcttcctgcctctgctcTTGAAGATAAAAAGGTGCATAAAACAAAGTCCCCGTCCTTGAGAAAACACTCATGGTAGGAGGAAGAAGCCGGCACAGGAGATGTTCCTAAGACAATGTGATTTACAAGCCTTCTACTATATGAGCATATTCAAAAATGGCACTGGATTTAGAATAGTTTTTATAGCTATGGCCAAAACACATGCGTGATACCAGTAAACCATTAGAATAAATTtccataacaacaaaaataatgacCCCAGATCATCTTTCTAGGGACTGAGCCAAGTCCACTCCCCACAGAAATGGCATATGTTAAGGGCTGGAATCCCTTTCGGCTTTGAAAACTAACCCTGGCTCTCATGGGTATCATCGTTCCTTCTCCCACTTCGGCATCAGTGTGTCTTCTCTTTGCCAAGCATTCCCATCACTCCTTCCTGTGTCAGGTTAGATAAAGAACTGGTGGTTCTATTGACCTGTCTGAAACTGAAGCTgcttcaaggggaaaaaatgtgccTATGTAAGAATCTGGAATGTACTAGTTGCCTTACTGTAGAAAGACTCATCAAATTTAGAAATGTGCCATCTTGAAcctcaaggaaagaaaaattaaaagctgaaATGTGGCAAATGGTGGTTTTCCTGAATGTTTTTCTCATCCTAAtgcaaaagaaatgttttctcccttcatcaggaaaaaaatttccaagggcgcctgggtggctcggtcagttaagcagctgccttcggctcaggttgtgatcccagagtcctgggatggagccctacatcgggctccatgctcagtggggagcctgcttctccctctccctctgcctgccactccctgtgcttgtggtctctctctctcaaaaaataaataaaatctttaaaaaaaaaaaaaaaatttcctatagatcctattttatagatggaatAACCTAAAAGATGCTTTCAAAGGCAAATTCAACATAATTCAGTTATGGAAAGACTAGAGCTCAGAATAAGCAACGCTAAATGAAATaactcaggtttaaaaaaaatgtaataatatgcTAATAGAATGAGAAGGTCACTTCTTACACAGTTCCTTGTTCTTCAGGAACTTAATGTGCAGTTACTCCTTCCTGAGGAATAGAGGTCTAATTTCAGTTCTTACTCATCACCTGGGTAGTTGTGTCACGATAGGTAGATGACAGATGGATGACCACTTGTCCACTTTAATCTGCTGAGTTTTCTAGATAAGGCTTTTATAATTAAGATCAGTTACTAGTACTAAGCTCCAAGTCATTACTAATCACTGCCCTTGGCCATACTGTTACTCTAGCATTGAAAACAATCAGAAGGCAGAAAAAGGGAGGGATTTCCCAAGATGCAATCTAAGAACAATACAAGATACACATTTTATTCAATGAAACTAAATTAGTGTCCCATTCATGTTGCTAATGCACTTCAATTTGAAACCCTGAAAGGATCTCTTCTATGCTATTTTTTAATATGTCAGACAAAAACTCACTGACTGGCTATCATGGATTTAGCACTAtattaaataatacagaaaatacctattttttaaaaaagaactttccgTCATGTTTTCTAACCTTAGGGTCTCAATGACAAGaagattattcattcattcactcaacaaacacttatCTTAgtactcactatgtgccaggcacagtggcAGTTActaaaaagactaaaaagattTGCTACCAGCAAACCACAATCTAATGACAGACGCTGAAACATAGGATTAGTAAGAGAACAAAATAATGGTTTGAGACATGGACAAAGTGCTGTGGGGACCAGTACCCCAGAGACAACGGGGCTAAATTCTGGGGGACAGATAAGTCCTTGAAGATTTTCACACCCCCACCAGTGTAACCAATTCCCACAAAGAAAGCTGCATTTTCCTGCCACACAGGGATTGAGGCCATGGCTACATGGCCATCTGTCAGAGAGGCTGCAGATGGGGACTCCCCCCAAGGGAGAGGCTGGATTAAGTGTCCTTTAAAGTCGCTTCCAACTCTAAAATTGTATAATTCCATGAGATCAGCAAAGGCTAAAACAGTAATAGGAAGCTtcagagaggaagggaaacttGAACCAAGCCCAAAATGATAGGCTAGGGTCTAAATAAACAGAAGACAGAGCATAACATAtgttgttttattccttttcatgaaACGTATGCCAGGTCGGTCAGCAGAAGAGCTTAGTGGGgttaataatgtaataatacaTACAGTAAGATTTCTCTATCTACTCGATTACTGGCAAATACAGACAGAACTCTGTATTTTACTAGAAAATAATAGGCAGCAGGCTGTCCTGAGtcatatatttgagaaaattgttTTCACAAAACATTAACAATACTATTTAACATACTGACAGCCCCAATGCATTATACTCTCAATTACACAAATACACTTAATGAAACACGGAGCATGCCAAAAGGTCTGGCATGAGTTTACATTGTTATATGATAAGGAACTTAAACAGCCCCTGAAACTTAGATACCTTGGCTGTTTCTTGTCACCTTTAGATAAACCTAACActgcttttccattttaaaacaatgaccttccctcttctatttcctccccacccccaccccggctgtCCCATCACCCTGTGCTCACACTTCTTACCCAAGGCACCTTCACTTTACAAACCCAAGGAATCCCCAGCAGCCTCGAACAGGTAGCCAGGAACTCTAAGGTCTTTTAAAGGTTCTCCAATACTCACAGGAACCCACAGTCTTCAGAAAACATGCCATGTCCAGCAAGTCCTTAAATTCATCAGAACGTTAACTCGATGTTGTTTTTCCAGATGCTCAATATATTACCCAGTTTTCTCAGCACACCAAAATTGTGCTAGttaagctcaaaaaaaaaaaaaaagctgatccTTGGTGTTCATATACAGGTGATGAAGATTTGGCTAAACATACAAAAGCAAGTGTGTGCTTGGGAAGAACTGGAGGAAAGGGCTAGCAAGTTGACGGCAGTAGACCCAGGATGGCAAGAGAGGGCCACACCAATGGCTataaacttggaaagaaaaggcAACCCAGTGAATCTGTGTTAAATAGAAAGGTTATTTTTTAGTCCTATTATCAGAATCAGTTATTCGGAAACAATTCGCTCAATTCCTAACTTACCCCTTTTTCTGAGAGGTTCAGTGTAAGCAAATGCAAGGTCCTGGTATGGGATGATTTCCAGTCCACAGGCATTACGTTTCCATAATTATCTGTCAGGGCATTCCAAATccttgaaaagaagaaaactacaaTCAATGAAAGTTAACATCCCACATGTCTTTTGTTAAACAAATACCAAAACTATtgtgaaagaacaaaaaatgtCAAAGCAAAACAATGGAGGGCCTCCTGTTTTCCAGAAAAATACCAACAAAGAAGAGCCCCCTGAAGAAGACTAAACAACAATATCATTGGGCTGACAAGAAGTGCTGTGGAAAATGCAGTGGTATAAAAAACTCTCTCAAAGTCAACAGCTCACATTTCCACAATACTGGGTGCCAGGCATCGTCTGAAGcaatttacatacattaactcatttaatcctcgaAAACAATTATTATGAAGAGCCATTATTATCCCCaattcacagaggaggaaactaaaaTACAAGGAGCTTCTGTAATGTTTCCAGAGCCACGTGGGTACTACATATGCTGGGTTTTACAGTTATTTATTGATCATTGCATAGGGTGAATAATCTTTCTCTAACCCAAAATGTGTTATCCTTCCTGGAGAAAGAATTCAGTCTCAATGTGAGACTGGGGTTTAATATCTATTTTGTAATAGGCTAAGCACTAagataaaaatgaaggaagaaagaaaggggagtccacaataaaatgcacagaagTTATAGCCAATGCAATCACCCTTCCTTATTGTCAAACAGCATTTTGGGGAAGCAACAGAGTAAAA comes from the Zalophus californianus isolate mZalCal1 chromosome 8, mZalCal1.pri.v2, whole genome shotgun sequence genome and includes:
- the FEZ2 gene encoding fasciculation and elongation protein zeta-2 isoform X2 yields the protein MAADGDWQEFYEFQEPARSLQDQENCNASPEAGAGPGGGGDGFPALACSLEEKLSLCFRPSGPGAEPPRAAVRPITECSLLQGDEIWNALTDNYGNVMPVDWKSSHTRTLHLLTLNLSEKGISDSLLFDTSDDEELREQLDMHSIIVSCVNEEPLFTADQVIEEIEEMMQESPDPEDDETPTQSDRLSMLSQEIQTLQRSSTSSYEERVKRLSVSELNELLEEIETAIKEFSEELVQQLALRDELEFEKEVKNSFISVLIEVQNKQKEHKETAKKKKKLKNGSSQNGKNERGHMPGTYLTTVIPYEKKNGPPSVEDLQILTKILRAMKEDSEKVPSLLTDYILKVLCPT
- the FEZ2 gene encoding fasciculation and elongation protein zeta-2 isoform X1, with product MAADGDWQEFYEFQEPARSLQDQENCNASPEAGAGPGGGGDGFPALACSLEEKLSLCFRPSGPGAEPPRAAVRPITECSLLQGDEIWNALTDNYGNVMPVDWKSSHTRTLHLLTLNLSEKGISDSLLFDTSDDEELREQLDMHSIIVSCVNEEPLFTADQVIEEIEEMMQESPDPEDDETPTQSDRLSMLSQEIQTLQRSSTSSYEERVKRLSVSELNELLEEIETAIKEFSEELVQQLALRDELEFEKEVKNSFISVLIEVQNKQKEHKETAKKKKKLKNGSSQNGKNERGHMPGTRFSMEGISNVIQNGLRHTFGNSGGEKQYLTTVIPYEKKNGPPSVEDLQILTKILRAMKEDSEKVPSLLTDYILKVLCPT